In Paenibacillus larvae subsp. larvae, the following proteins share a genomic window:
- a CDS encoding helix-turn-helix domain-containing protein yields the protein MLIFMDKLALRKIKLLELLSLENREFNIIEISSYLGCTDRTVLKTIQCLKVDFESWKDNIEIINRDNKFIYLKKSIYFSLELIQLNYLKNSLTFNACNDIFHQRYVDTNTFASKNYVSYPTMNRRIKQLKPLLNKFKLLYLSKPRATFVGSEKQFRYFFIYFIGILIGEWNGPFQW from the coding sequence ATGCTAATTTTTATGGATAAACTAGCGCTGCGAAAAATAAAGCTTTTGGAATTACTGAGCCTTGAAAATAGAGAATTTAATATTATTGAGATAAGCAGCTATCTTGGATGCACTGACAGAACTGTATTAAAAACGATTCAATGTTTAAAAGTTGATTTTGAATCTTGGAAGGATAATATTGAAATAATTAATAGAGACAATAAGTTCATATATTTAAAAAAGTCAATATATTTTTCTTTAGAACTAATACAACTTAATTATTTAAAAAATTCATTAACTTTCAATGCATGTAACGATATTTTCCATCAACGATATGTAGACACTAATACTTTTGCAAGTAAAAATTATGTTAGTTATCCCACGATGAATCGGAGAATTAAACAACTAAAACCACTGCTGAATAAATTCAAACTCCTTTATCTCTCTAAACCCAGAGCAACTTTTGTCGGCTCTGAAAAACAGTTTCGATATTTTTTTATTTATTTTATTGGAATTCTTATTGGGGAATGGAATGGCCCTTTCCAATGGTGA
- a CDS encoding MarR family transcriptional regulator yields the protein MYSNEFAKFWSKLSKELKMKMEDQLSPTITEGQLHVLELLNQQGCMKPSDFIEYLETTPAAVTTLLDRMERGGLIKRVRDEKDRRIVWVHVTDKGKAECSRGIEIRDELLKSYLNRISAHNQQLFVYLLGKVAG from the coding sequence ATGTATTCGAATGAATTTGCAAAATTTTGGTCCAAATTATCAAAAGAATTAAAGATGAAAATGGAAGATCAGTTGTCTCCTACCATCACAGAAGGCCAGCTGCATGTACTGGAACTGCTGAACCAGCAGGGCTGTATGAAACCATCGGACTTTATTGAATATTTGGAGACGACTCCGGCTGCCGTTACCACTTTGCTCGACCGGATGGAGCGGGGAGGGCTCATTAAACGTGTGCGTGACGAAAAAGACCGGCGTATTGTCTGGGTTCATGTAACGGATAAAGGAAAAGCGGAATGCAGCCGGGGCATCGAAATCCGGGATGAGCTCCTGAAATCGTACCTAAACCGCATATCCGCTCATAATCAGCAACTGTTCGTTTATTTGCTCGGCAAAGTAGCCGGTTAA
- a CDS encoding RluA family pseudouridine synthase has translation MAGPKHAPDGGGSIPVLFEDNHLLVVEKPVNMPTQEDSSRDPDLLSVLKADLKHRYGKPGNVYLGLIHRLDRPVGGVMVFAKTSKAASRISDAVRTRAFDKTYLAVVHGKPADPQGTLRHHLRKDTRTNTALVVRPGAEGAKEAILDYRVLGHAEGLSLVQVKLHTGRPHQIRVQLAAIGCPLYGDQRYGAGRNKPGQQLALWSALLAFSHPTLKEPLRFTAAPPDTYPWYLWKELIAKLKLD, from the coding sequence ATGGCCGGACCAAAGCACGCACCGGACGGGGGCGGGAGCATCCCTGTTCTCTTCGAAGACAATCATCTGCTGGTCGTAGAGAAGCCGGTCAACATGCCCACCCAGGAGGACAGCTCCCGTGACCCGGATCTGCTCAGCGTCCTTAAAGCGGATCTGAAACACCGGTACGGCAAGCCGGGCAACGTCTATCTGGGCCTCATCCACCGGCTTGACCGGCCTGTCGGCGGAGTCATGGTCTTCGCCAAGACATCCAAGGCCGCATCCCGGATTTCGGATGCGGTCCGCACGCGGGCTTTTGACAAGACGTACCTCGCCGTCGTTCACGGAAAGCCCGCCGATCCGCAGGGGACGCTGCGCCACCACCTGCGGAAGGATACTAGGACGAACACCGCCCTGGTGGTTCGTCCAGGTGCAGAGGGCGCCAAGGAAGCAATCCTGGACTACCGTGTCCTCGGCCACGCCGAGGGGCTCAGTCTGGTCCAGGTGAAGCTTCACACAGGGCGCCCTCACCAGATTCGCGTGCAGTTAGCCGCGATAGGGTGCCCGCTGTACGGCGACCAGCGGTACGGCGCCGGGCGGAACAAGCCCGGCCAGCAGCTCGCGCTGTGGTCGGCGCTGCTCGCGTTCAGCCATCCGACGCTGAAGGAGCCGCTGCGCTTCACGGCAGCGCCTCCGGACACGTACCCGTGGTACCTGTGGAAGGAGCTAATCGCCAAGCTGAAGCTTGATTAG
- a CDS encoding class I SAM-dependent methyltransferase: MFVADKWSDYELIDTGGGEKLERWGSYILRRPDPQIIWPLEQDRGMWRKADGHYHRSSSGGGSWDFRKDLPERWTVSYDNKLRFHIKPTGFKHTGLFPEQAANWDWMIHKIQQAERPVKVLNLFAYTGGASVACAYAGASVVHVDASKGVVQWAKENQQLSGLGDRHVRFITDDVFKFVQREQRRGNQYDAIIMDPPSYGRGPNGETWKLENDLYPFIESCTAILSNTPLFLLVNSYTTGISSTVIENVLTLVMKKRYGGRLTSGEIGLPITKSGLVLPCGILSRWEA, encoded by the coding sequence ATGTTCGTAGCTGATAAATGGAGCGATTATGAATTAATAGACACAGGCGGGGGTGAAAAGCTGGAGCGGTGGGGTTCCTATATCCTCCGGAGACCGGACCCTCAGATCATCTGGCCTCTCGAACAGGATAGGGGCATGTGGCGCAAGGCGGATGGTCACTATCACCGCAGTTCAAGCGGCGGTGGTTCCTGGGACTTCCGCAAAGATCTTCCTGAACGCTGGACGGTTTCTTACGACAACAAACTCCGTTTTCATATCAAGCCAACCGGGTTCAAGCACACCGGTCTGTTTCCTGAACAAGCGGCCAACTGGGACTGGATGATCCATAAAATCCAACAGGCGGAACGCCCGGTTAAGGTGCTGAATCTGTTTGCCTATACAGGCGGAGCTTCTGTGGCCTGCGCTTACGCCGGTGCAAGCGTGGTACATGTAGACGCATCCAAAGGTGTTGTGCAGTGGGCAAAGGAGAACCAGCAGTTGTCCGGTCTGGGCGACCGCCACGTGCGCTTCATAACGGATGATGTGTTTAAGTTTGTCCAGAGGGAACAGCGGCGCGGCAATCAGTATGATGCGATTATCATGGACCCGCCTTCTTACGGCCGCGGACCGAACGGGGAGACATGGAAGCTGGAAAACGATTTATACCCGTTTATTGAGTCCTGTACGGCCATTTTATCGAACACCCCTCTCTTCCTGCTGGTCAACTCTTACACGACGGGGATTTCTTCTACGGTGATTGAAAATGTACTGACGCTGGTGATGAAAAAAAGATACGGCGGTCGCCTTACGAGCGGGGAAATCGGACTGCCGATCACAAAATCGGGTCTGGTACTGCCATGCGGCATTCTGAGCCGCTGGGAGGCATAG